In Humulus lupulus chromosome 7, drHumLupu1.1, whole genome shotgun sequence, the following are encoded in one genomic region:
- the LOC133790708 gene encoding large ribosomal subunit protein eL20z-like, translating into MEMQIHVEGGDISLLDSSSGGIFEKSLPCFGCGIGWFSFLLGFVFPPLWYYATVLYFGNYYLKDPRERPGLAASAIAALICSVIVLVSLVAVFC; encoded by the exons ATGGAAATGCAAATCCATGTTGAAGGAGGGGACATTTCTTTGTTAGACTCTTCTTCTGGTGGGATTTTTGAGAAGTCTCTGCCATGTTTTGGTTGTGGCATTGGATGGTTCTC GTTTTTATTGGGGTTTGTATTTCCACCATTATGGTACTATGCTACAGTGCTTTACTTTGGAAACTATTACCTTAAAGATCCTAGAGAAAGACCTGGACTTGCAGCATCAGCCATTGCa GCTTTGATTTGCTCGGTCATTGTCTTGGTTTCCCTAGTTGCTGTTTTCTGTTAG